CCGAATTTTCTTCTGGTACTAGAAATTATGAAATATGATTGAGCTCGTATTGAATTATTAATGTAAATATGCTCctcacattttctcattttattggtGAGTAAATCATTACATATATGGAAATGGAGAGATTGGTATAGACCTTAAGATACAATTCTCCTTTCAATTGTCAGATGTAAATACATATTGATCTGTAATTAGTACTGTTTAGTACTTTTAAAAGCAATGTATGCTTTAACTTGCCAAgtcaatttgtttattttaagtaACTAGAAGGATTTCAGAATACAAAGGGCACAAAACCCACCCATCTTCTCTCAACTAGTTAAACTGTAGATTTTAAGTCCTATGTATAACAAATTGATCAAATATCAATTCACTTATAATTAATCACTCCTGGGcttacaggatttttttttgccttatgtaCTTGTGCTCAATGTTAGCATATCAACTTATTATGCAATTTTTTAGTAATGTCAAAATTCTTGcatttaaagctttaaaaattatttctaatatgAATTCACataggaaaattaataaataataaataaatattgctgaAATTTTCCAATGTTTACTACAATATAAAGTGAAACCTAAAAATTTCAAGTTATAAAAAAATCATGAGATAGTGTGGAGAAATATACAGTAGAAAGAATTAGCAGATGTCTTCTTGGACCTTAGACTGGGaatggaaaaaacaaatggcaaatatTATTTCAAGCTGTTTATCTCTGTTTTTACTTCATTTAAATGTCATCTACCACTTACATCCTGTTTAATTTGGAAGTTTGGTAACttttagtttgaaaaatattCTCTTTAAGACAAAGATAGAAGGTTCCATGTATTATGAAATGAATGAACACAAGAAATGGAAAGGATTTAGGAGCCAACTGAATTGGACTCACTTCAATTATGAATCATTGTGAGATGATGTAAATAATTCAAAAGCATCTGAATACCTGTGTTGGTACTGATACTGTCCACACATCTACCTGCGCCAGAGaataacccttttttttttttctttgaatcttCCAAATCGAGTGCAAATCCCTCACAAAGATGATCAACATGGGCTATGCAGAGAACAGGATTCCTGGAAATGTGGTTTCCAGGTTCCGTCTGGCACTGAGCTATGGGATGAAATCCCAGCGGATGTGATGGCCCTACTAGGGATACCCTACCACGTGAAGACAGGTCTTTTTGGAAAAAGCAATAATATCTGtggaagaatttatttctttttaatgtaaaataatctTCAATGGGAACTTCTTCTCTTCAATATTCCCctagagaactctgcctgctgagccaccatggctcaccctgcACTAATTCTATTTTAATACTTCTCAGTTCCAAATTACTGGAACAATATTGTTAGATATAACTAAGAAAAGGGAAAGTCGATTCAAAATTGGTTTCAAACTCTGCCTTTGCTTTAGTAATCATAGggaagatatttttccttttcatttcttggaTATGTTGGTAGTTCTTGCACAACATGCAGAAATCTGGACAAATATAAGGGCTGGTTTTGACCTATATGTTTATGTAATGAACATTGTTTCCTGCAACCAACTTCCAATTGCTGTCTTGTTGTATTTTTAACACAATCCTTTCAAATGCTCTTAGTAAATTACAAAAATAGTAACTCCACACCTCCATCAGGGATGCATTAAAAGTTGTGCCACTCCAAACCATGGTAGACAGGTACAAGGCACTGTACTGGGATATATATGATGAACTTTTGGCCACCGGCTCCATCGTCTCTACTGCATATTTCTACACACCATCTCATGATTCTTTTATTACTTGCAATTACCAGTTTTCATTTTGTACTGTAGTAaactttggaaattttcagtgattgtttatGTCCAAGGTGATTACGATTTACACTCGATGTTTGAAAGGAGAATTGGATCTTAAGGTCTATGCTAATCCTTCCATTTTCATATGTGAAACAATTTACTCACCAAGAAGGATCTAAATAAACTCTGATTGGTTTCGATATTTGCCTATGgcataacaaaaagaaaaatttaatccaTATCAGTTTACGCAATTGGGGATATTGATACTAGAAATATAATATAGTTTTGAAATATTGGCTGTCTTTTGAATagaatgaaattgaaattattataaaaattgaaatgattgtGTTTGTtgcaaagaaataattattttgcagGTACTCTTTAGCATGtacttcaatttattttagctcGTATTTATTAAAAATCTTCAAACAGATTTATGTATTGAAGTAGTATTCCTCTAGAAAATTCCCATAAGGCCAATTATCATGCAATTAATAAGCCATAGGATATACCTGTCAAAACATAGAAGCAATGATAAGCAATATCAACTAttataaaactcaaaaataagtTGGTATTGCTGAGCAGcagttctataattttttattgttcctGTGAGCCAATTCAATCCAAACTATCAGTCttttgaaaattagaaacaatttCTTGATTATTAAAGGTCACCCAATTAAGTAGACAGATATTTAGGCATAGATTCAGTGCTGTAGAGCTGGCTAAAAGTGtaattgtaaattaaatttaaaaggaagacCAATCAATGCCAAGGAAAAACTAGAATTATAAAACCAATTATGTGGGGGTGATGAAACTtacaacaaaattgaaaaaaatgaatgttgcTTGAATTCAGATATATAGCagataaaaacattaaatgataACAAACATAATGGGTTGGtgattttttccattaataataaATGGATATTAATCagtaaaatgcatatgaaaacatAAAGACCGGAAATAATACAAAACGGAAagtaattatgaaaatattcccAAAGAATGTCACAAGACACATATGCAATTTCAATGGTATATaactaaataagaaaatagtTATTACAATATCAGTTCTAACAAGCTTCCTTCTATACTTACaaacttatttgaaaatattagaattataGAACTATTACTTTAAATTTTGTTGTAAACTGGATGACACATAATGGTTTACAATAAGCATGCAGATTATTGGAATAAATGCAATTTGCCATATCTTACGTGTACATAACCCTAACTTTTAATGTGGAAATGCATAGAAAATAGCGATATCATTGGATATATAATTTCAcatctaaatatttattaagaacacATTTCCTTCAGCACATTCCAGTGTTTTCTGACATAGAAAATCTGTTCAACAGATATCTGAAGCTCAAATGAGGCTCAGCAGCAAGGAGTGATCTGATCCATTATTATGTAACCAAAAATTGGTTGAAGGAATTGCCCATGAATTGTCTCCGGAAAAGCAGTACTTTGGTTTTTGTATCTTGTCGATTTTTTCATAATAATGTTGTTCTGTATACAAGGTctgtcctttcctctctccttctgaATAGATACCAGTATTTCAAGGAGCTTCACCTTCTCAGCACTCTCCTGAGGGCTGCAGCCACGTCTTTGTTTCGAAGACTGTAGATGAGGGGGTTGAGCATAGGAGTGACGATAGTGTAGATGACAGCGATGACTTCGTCCTGCAGCGCGGTATGGTAGGCTTCAGGGACAATGTACATGATGATGGCTGTTCCATAGAAGAGAGACACCACGATCATATGGGAAGAGCATGTTGCCACAGCCTTTCTCATCCCTAAATCGGATCCCAATTTCAAAACAGTAGAGATGATCTGACCATATGAGGCCATAATTGCAGCTATTGGAGTGAGGAGGAAGATAATGCCACTAAAATAAAGTCCATTGGCATAAAGAGATGTATCGGCACAAACCAGTTTCAGGAGCGCTGGGATCTCACAGAAGAAATGGTGGATTTCACGGGAAGCACAGTAAGGGAGACGGAGAGTATATATGACGTGGACCAAGGCATTGAGCAGAGCACCCAGCCAGCTGCCAGCCACCATGAAGGCACACACGGTAGGGCGCATGAGGACCGAGTACCGGAGAGGGTGGCatatggccacatagcggtcataagcCATGACTGCCAGCAGAAGGCACTCTGCTCCAACAAGGGTCGTGAAGAGAAATAGCTGAATCCCACAGTTCACAAAGGAAATGGTGTTCTTCCCAGACAGGAAATCAGTGGCTACCTTGGGGACGATATTGGAGCTGTACAAGAGGTCCATGATGGAAAGTTGACTGAGCAGAAAGTACATAGGCGTGTGCAGTCGAGAGTCCAACCAAATGAGAATAAGCATCATAATATTGCCAGTAAGTGCTACAAGAAACATAGAGAAGACAAGAGAGAACAGAAGGCCGGGGGCCTGAATATGGTGAAAAAGTCCAAGGAGGACAAAGTCAGTTCCAGTTGTCTGGTTAGTCCACCGCCACAATCTCTCCTTCCTCATTCCTTAGCCTGGATACAACAGACAAGAATCTTTACTCCCAGCAAAAATTGGGTCTTCTCTGATTTTACAATATGCCAATTTCATCCTCTTCACTAATCATATAATACTATTTATTACATTTCTAGTGTTATAAAATCTGTCTACCACGGAATGGTCCTCATTGCTATTGCAATGTCACTGCATGCTGATATACAGTAGATGAATAAACAATTATCAAGATACAACACTATATTTTAAGGAAACATATTTAGACCCCTTGAAATTTGGATATTGTTaagtaaattttaattaaaaataaaaaaatgtacatgtatgatctctctctatctatctatcatctatctgtttctctctccctgtTAACTTATGAATGTATCAATATCTACATTTGTATCATAATATAAATCTAACTCCAATTCTATAttaatatctatatctatatgcatatctatatctatatttgtGTACGGATATCACAATGTTCATATTTCAAgacattttctgggtttttttggtCCTGATTGCAAGAGATAGGTACTGTAAATGCAATAATAGTAATAAGTAATGTTctatatgaaatatattaatttGTTTCATAAGTGCTGTTTTACCTTTAAAACATATCTGCAAGGGATTACTTTCCTTGTTTCAAAAGGCAAgtctgatattcagagataacaGGTAAATTTGCATATTTGATAGCAGTTAAAGACCAGGGCCATAatcatatatatttcaatgtttcCAGACTTCCTCTTCTTTGTCTCAGCATTTGAATGACCGTGACCTCTAGAAGAGAAATCAGGTTTAACCATCATTAATTGTGAAATCAAGACGCTTAAGTTTGCCTTTCCTTTTTAGTAGTTTGAGAGCTGAAAACCTCAAACCATCCAAGGAGGAGCAGACAATGCCCAGTGTGAAGCCAACGCCTGCTGCATGGATTCAGTAACTTGACTTCACAAATTTAAAACACTGTAGGTGATATGACAAACTatagaaaccatggaaacaaacaaacaagcaaaagctgCCATTAGCCATGTAACTTGGCCAGTGGGCCTGGTGATGCATTTCCTCCGTGCTTGGTCAGTACAGCTCTGTGTGGAGGGAAACAAAAGTTACCTGACCCAGGACAATTACCTGGACGCGAGGGGTAAATAGAGGGAGCCTCGACTGGGTCACATGTTTTTCGTGGAAACAAGATTGAACTGAGTGCATAGGTAATTTGTTAATGTACAGCTTTTTCTCCTTCAGGATGTTCCTGCAAAACTGGGTCATACAAAACCCAACGACCATGACAACATCAAAATGTCGATTTCACTGAACACAGAGGATTAGCCTCGTTCCTGCCAGAGCGCGTCATGGTCatgccatctgctgggctctgtggaGGAAGTTCCATGCTGTCCTGCTAATTGACACCGCCCCCTTAATAAGCAGGAAATTTTGGTTATAAGAATACTGCATTATACTCAGTATGTTTATTGTAAGGGGTATAACCCGATATATCTGTTACCAGTTCTCCAATAAATAGTGAGAGAAATACAAAACAACTAAGTAAAAGAAAGTAGTTCAAAACCTGTGGAGTCATTTCTTTGCCTTAAACTCAGGGAACTGCCACAATCCTAAAAATATCAGAGTTCTGATTATATTTCTGTCAGTTAATTTTTACTTCAAAAGTAGTGTTCATAATAGGGCCCTAATAAACACAGGTAACATGAAAATATGTactatttagaaataacaatatgCCTAATGTTTGCTCATTGTTTTACAACCAATTTTGCTTAAAAATTGAATACTTTAACCTATAaaagcattttcttctaacaagtAAActcaattaaagaaaatattaactttgactcagatttcatttaaaattttcgaTTACACTGTGTCTTTATTAACAGTGTGTGTGAAACTGCTTGTATTTTACTCaaagcaaaggagaaagagagtaaAGAGGTCAATTTGAAAATCAGAACAAGAGACACACAAAGCTTTTGGGTTTCTGAGAGTGAATTTATTTGTTGACTCTGCATGCAATTGTTTAATtgaaaagatagatagatagaaagatagataataaatacatagatacatgtatatatacagtgATTGGAGATAGTTATACTAAATCACATGTGTCAACAAGAAATGCACATGTAATTAGTACTTTTTGGtacatttaaaaacaatgtaTGCTTTAATCTACAgaccatttattcattttaagtaACTAGAAGGATCTCCAAACACAAAGAACTCAAAGTCCCACCCATCTTTCTCTCAAGTAGTTAAACGGTAGATTTTTAAGTCCTATGTATAATAAATATACCAAATATCAATTCACTTATGCTTAATCACTCCTAAGATTGAAGGATctttttgcctcatatacttttgCCCAATTTTAGCATATCAACGTATTAGGCAGTTTTTGGTTTAAAAAAGCccaaatttttgcatttaaatctttaaaaaataattactaatATGAAtccacataagaaaattaataaataatacataaatctCACCTTCCCATTTTAAAGTTATTCAAAGAGTAtatattaatgatatatttttgtCATTAATTCACATATTCTTTAAGaaagtatttcttttgttttcttctaaagaaTCTCTAAAGGATGCATGGTCAAAAGCATATGCAGTAAATAGAAAAAAGCTGCTATTTAAGGGttgctcaatttcatttatatttatactgaCTCAGATTAGATTTGATTATTATGTAATATTTCTTATAGCTGTGCTGCAAAAGCAAGGCAgaagatttcaaaataattaactactcatgtaataataataatattattattatgctcttatttaattgaaattttattagCTGAAAACTAAACCTTATTTCCTTTAAGACCTGCTAGGTATAGGCTAACATACCTTTTCATCCTTTCCTCAAGGTATCGCCTGAACTTTAATTCTGTAAAAAGAACAGCTGTGTAGAAAAGTATCTAGAATGACTCATCTTCCTTTGTTTTCAGGGCCATACATCCTCAATGAACTATTGAGGTTAAATACAACACAAAATCCTCTGCTAGATATTTTGGCCAATTACTATTCTACCCGCACTGTCCTCAGAGAAAAGGTCCATGGTGTGGCCTTATGTTCCCTTAGGTAAGCCAAACAACATTATTCCATTGTCATTCAAATGCTCAAATTAAACAAGTCTGTTCTcttgaaaacaagcaaacaaaaatatgagACACACAGCAACACATTTACAACCCAGCTAAGCTAATGCTCTCTGAGAACTGGAAAGGTGCTGTGGTGACATCCCAGGGCAGCACTCAATAGCCACTGCCTTGACTTGAGAGTGAGTGGGTTTTCTTCCTGGCTTCACATACACAATTTCCCTTTCCTCCATCTTTGGAGGAAAGTTCCTCCATCTGTGAAACTATAGCATTTGTATAGAACAATAATTTGAGAAAGAGCGGCAACAGCAAATTCAATAATAGTCATCACAAttaaagctaatatttattgacttCTTGCTGTGTGTCAGGCAACATTGTGAATTGTTTGGAACAGTTAACTTGTTCACATCTCCAAAACCATCTTTTTCGGTACTATCAAccaccacaataaaaagttaggACTAacttcttgcatttttttctcttcacattcctgcccctatgttttctttttctttttagcttgaAAATGTGATtccatattttgttaaaataattactttatggtatgaaatatatataattttgaaattcaaGTGAGGCTGAGTGAAATTGGTTTATAAAAAATCACCATTTGATGATTCTATCCTCTCAGTTACATGCTtaatttttcattacattttatatacaGATATTACCAGTTTTCATTATTATCATAATAAAGTATCATACCTAAGTATCAATTAGTAATTGTCATCAATAGTGAAcaatatttagaatattaaaataatagacTAGAATGTTACTTATTTTGTATAATTATAATTCATACACTCAAATATATTGAGCGTACAAACAAGttgagcttttaaaataaatttcccaaGTCTGGACCAAAATAAAGGAAGGACAggtacttccaggaagatggttgACCAGAGTGGCTCAAGATAACCCTGCTCCATGGAGAAGCTACAGGAGGGACAGGAGGGTAACTGAGGCAATGActcgggagtgtggctgacctgggagaagcTTCGGCACCACATGTGGAATTCCTGGATGCAAAGGCCGAGGAActcagaggcagaaagctggTTCCAAGTGCAGGGCCGCGGAGCCCATAGGTGTGCACGGACAGGAAGAGGGACTCGGAAGTAATCCAGGCCACATTCTTTGGACAtattaccctcaccagcacagccccgtgactGGCGACTCGCTCTACACTCTACACACCTGAACCCCCCTCACCCACTCCCACTCCCCACGCTCCAAGCACCTgcaccccaccagtccccagtacacgtacccaccccacacccacaccccaactgcagcccagcccacctttCCTGCTCCCCTCCgagcactaccttcccctccctgttccctgcaggctgttacaaGAGCATAAGGCTGAGGGCACTAACGTCCATGCCTAGGCTACCCGCAATCCCctcccatagtgtcgcacagcttCGCACAGCCATCCCTGAGTCCAGCGCAtcaatttatggcactcccaggcccacgcatgcgcacAGGCCCCCCATCATATCATTTAGCCCTGGGAACCTtcctttacagcagtcctagaaccacccATGCACGCAGCCCCCAGaatcacttcccagctctgagaacatGCCGACCTGGAAGGCagtcacatctgcctccaatccaTGATGGCTTAACACTGACCTGTTGCCACAGCTCCATGCACGTGCACAAAGGACCCTGTGCCGAAGACCACCGCACGCCAGGGTTACAACTGCCAGAACAGGGCACCCAcgcagctacatcctccctggccactgggaacccacattcacaagcatcagagTAACATCCTCTACCTGCACCCATATATACCCTGAagcaaatcactgtactgagtgctgcactctgtgccctgctccctgctgtacaaccatcccacaaagacaagtccttagactactgaaagaaatcaactcccaaaataatCAATCAAGATTATtgactcatcttaaacacaatAAGATTTACATTTgacaaagacaacagaatatcactaagcatatcacaatgaagacagatatagctctgcctaatgaccaaattaaaacaccagaggagacacagatgttggaacagctaagcaaagatgttcatacaactctacttaataaaataaatgggatagcaaatatatacaggaaatcaagaagacagtagaatcACACAAAGAGggatttgaaggaataaatagaaaaatagaaatcacaGAGTTtaaaactctgttgaccaaataaaaaacatactagaggcacacaacaccagatttgaagagacagaagaaagaacaagtgatatggaggacaggataactaactttgatgactcaaaacagcaaatggcaaaaagattgaaaaaattgaatgggaactcaggaaaataataaacaagacaaagcacgcaaatataagaatcattggtgtcccagaaggagaatagaggagtaaagagctaggaagagtaattgaggatataagggaggaaaacttcctaaccctcaATCTACTAcaaacaaaggaaatcaaataagtctgatttcagactactcaaccagcatcttggaggtgagaaggcagtgttatgatatattcaagatcctgaaagagaaagacttacagccaagaattctacaccTAGTCAACTAGTCCTTCAAAATTTAGGGAGAGATTACACTTCTCACAGActaagaagtcctgaaagaattcatcaacaagagacttgcactacaagaaatagtaaaaggactacttctggctgaaaaaaaaggcagtagagggcaggctggaggagagcacacaattgaagagtaccactaaagataatttaaataatataaagggaaagagggaagaggacatgtagatatgaaaaataaaaaagaaaagatggtggaatcaagaaacaccttttcagtaataattttgaaagttagtggactaaacttaccaattaaaagatacagattggtagaatggattaagaaacccTAGCTATGTGCTGCTTATGAAAGACTTATTGTaaacacaagaatacaaatagattgaaagcaaaataatagaaaaaagttttaccatgcaagttgtaaccaaaagaaagcaatagtagctatactaatatcagacaaatagactttaaatgtaaagacatcagaagaggcaaagaaggacactatatactaagtaaagggt
This region of Tamandua tetradactyla isolate mTamTet1 chromosome 20, mTamTet1.pri, whole genome shotgun sequence genomic DNA includes:
- the LOC143664807 gene encoding olfactory receptor 2T2-like, which encodes MRKERLWRWTNQTTGTDFVLLGLFHHIQAPGLLFSLVFSMFLVALTGNIMMLILIWLDSRLHTPMYFLLSQLSIMDLLYSSNIVPKVATDFLSGKNTISFVNCGIQLFLFTTLVGAECLLLAVMAYDRYVAICHPLRYSVLMRPTVCAFMVAGSWLGALLNALVHVIYTLRLPYCASREIHHFFCEIPALLKLVCADTSLYANGLYFSGIIFLLTPIAAIMASYGQIISTVLKLGSDLGMRKAVATCSSHMIVVSLFYGTAIIMYIVPEAYHTALQDEVIAVIYTIVTPMLNPLIYSLRNKDVAAALRRVLRR